From the genome of Nicotiana tabacum cultivar K326 chromosome 2, ASM71507v2, whole genome shotgun sequence:
ACACCCACTTGATTTAAACTCAATATTCATATTCAAAATTTAGCACCCACTTCTTTAAGCTTACAACAATATTGATCTTGCTAATGCTTTTCCAACTACACCCACTTTACTTAAACTCACTTTTAATATTCGAAATTTAAGACTCACTTGCTTTATAATAGGTTCGAACACAATATTATACAATACTAAAAAACAAATTTAGGAGCAATTTTGTCTAAAGCTTGCCTATACTAACTactaattccaataatttttcttttttgaaaaaagtGGCTACATGTTAAATGGAGCTTCCAAATATTATTTTCGAAAAATTAAGGGATCTCATTGCCATTTTCCCAAAGAAAAGGGGCTCAAGAAAATAAAACTGGACTTCCTCACAAATCGTACAAGTAAACCCAGGCGCTAGCACAGAAACAGAGCTCTGAAAATGAAAGCCGCTGGAATCTCAACTTGCTACCGTAACCTCATTCCCACTACCCATTCCTCTCTCTCTTTCAAATTTCGCTTAGATTCTGCATTTCCGTTTATTCATCACAGCAATTTCGTCAATAAGAGAAACTTCTCGAAGTTTTCGCGTTCCCTCGTTTCAGCTACAATGGAAGCTTCGTTCAAGGCTGAGGAAGCTAGGGTTCCTGCCGCACTTCCCTTGCCTACTCCTCCTGTCACCAAGGCAACTTTCACTCACTTTTTATTATCCTTTTGCATATATTAATCTATtcaattgaagttgaagttgcgAAATGCGGGTTTTTTTTGAACAGTTATATATTAGGCTACAAAATTTTGTCCAATTTTATCGTCTTCAAAGGTGTTACCTTATGTGTTTGAATTGGTTCAGTAATACAAAATGATCATACTGATTATTAATATTTTCACGGGTATAATTACATTTGTGAATCTTTTTTACTACGATATGTTTACAGTCAAATGGGGAGATATTTTGAAAGCTcataaagttttaaaattttgaactttttttcTTGTTTATGGACTGCCTTTTTAACTTGAGCAATAATTTGCGGTTTAGAGCTGCATTATGATGTCATAGTTTGCTTTTTCGTGCATCAGTTCAAGATTGCTCTTTGTCAATTATCTGTAACTAGCGACAAGGAGAGAAACATTGCTCATGCTAAGCAGGCAATAGAAGATGCTGCAGGCAAGGGTGCTCAGCTTATTCTTCTCCCTGtaagtttctttttattttctaaaaatagTCGTTGAACTAGCTCAACGCGGTCATCTCTCTAGACTCGAGTAAGGCGGAGTCGTGGAGAGACAGATTCTGTTGCCAGTAGGGTATCtgcatttttatcttttattacCGGCAAGTTTCATCACTATGACTTACATGGTTTATTGAAGGCTTTTTGATATCAGAATTCCACGAATAGTGGGCCTTAAGTTCATTTCTGAACTAAATCATGGTATTAAGTGTTTCACAAAATCTGAAAGCATAAGAAATAGAATCTTTCTCCGTTATCAAAATGTTTCACATAACTATTTCCTTGTTCTTAATTTGCTTTCCTCAGTTATGATTATGAAGATAGTCTTTATTTTCTGTCCTGCATTTCTTTGTATTTGATTGCAGTGAGAGAGTTCTAAGATCTTTCTTTGAAATTGTTCAACTCATGATGCTTAATGCCCTATGCTGTCTTACTATTGTTTACATTCAACGGTTTGCTCCATTAGTATCTCTTTTTACGCTTCTCCTCCTGTTTCAAACTAAGTATTGAATTAACACAATTGCTTCCTACTATGACAGGAAATATGGAATAGTGCATATTCCAACGATAGTTTTCCAGTATATGCGGAGGACATTGATGCCGGTGGAGATGCGTCTCCTTCAACTAGGATGTTATCTGAAATTTCTCGGAGTCTAAAGATTACAATTATTGGTGGCTCTATACCTGAACGCACCGGTGATAAATTATATAACACTTGTTGTGTCTTTGGCACAGATGGAAAGCTTATGGCCAAACATAGGAAGGTCTGCACATTTTCCCTCTCATTTGGCAAGAGTTGTAAGAAAAACACATTAAGAAGAAAAATGATTATGACACAAGCGTTTGCAATCCAAAAGTGTTCATCGTATCCACTTCTCAtaaatttatttaattgtttgTTTGGAATTATTGAGCCTTCCGTAGTGGTTTAACTAATTCAATCAGAAAGCAATATTTTGCAGATACATCTCTTTGACATTGACATTCCAGGAAAGATGACTTTCAAAGAATCAAAGACTCTTACAGCTGGAGTGAGACCTACTATTGTAGACACAGGTTAGACAAGCTTTCTAGTTTCTACCGAATTAAGGTATACATTGTTAACCTATTCAGTTTGGTATAAACTTTGGAGCTACAAGTTGGTTATGCCCTTTTGTCTAGTTCAAATAAAAAGTTTATGAGGTATTCTGACATAAGAGGAAACTTGCAACTTTTTTCTAAGTCTGATGGTGAGTGTCAATCTATTAATCAGCACCTGttgttttattcttttgtatTGGTGTCCGCTTTTTGAAGATATCTTGTTCGCTGCAGTTCTTCACTAGGAATGATGCACATCATATTGCCAACATTTTCGCTTTTCCTGAATTTAGTTGATGCAAATGTGTGTAATGTTTCTGTGGTTTTATACCAAAGTATTTGCTACCGTTGAGTAGAGCTAGCAAAAGTAACTAGTGAATTTCATACACAGAGGTTGGACGTATTGGTATTGGTATATGCTACGACATCCGCTTCCAAGAACTGGCAGCTATCTATGCTGCAAGAGGTATTAGTTATCTGCTTCTCAATTTGTGTACTAGCATTATTTAACTTTCCCATCTTCTCCCTATGCAAGGAAGTTATTCTGCTTTGTTATGTAATGTTCGTCCAGAAGACCTATCCTTTCTGTCTTCTCCTATTCTACTGAACTTTGTAGACCTCCAAGTTAAGTTCTTCACTTCTGATCTCCGATCAAATTAGTTCTCCACTTCTAAGACATTGGATGATTGTACGTTTTTTTTATCGGAATGTAAGCATTGACAAGTTAAAGACAGTTGAAATACACTGCAAAATATGTGGTTCATAATAGTCTCTACATAAAATGGGCATTACCCAGACCACAATTTCGTTGTTACATAGGAATTGCATTCCTGCTCATCAAGATTTTGCAAATGGAAGTAAATGGGCTACTTACGTCTGGTTTAACATGCCACTATGAGCTCAATTTTTATCAACTACTGTTTTTTCCTATATGTTAGGTGCTCATCTGCTCTGTTATCCTGGCGCTTTTAACATGACCACTGGTCCACTGCATTGGGAGTTGTTGCAACGGGCAAGGTAGTGGCGAACTTAGAACTACATATTTTTCTGATCAGTACATATGTAACTAACCATTAGTCTATCATGTGATAAAGGCTGAATCCTTAGAAGATATGCTAGCGTGTTATTAGGGATGCTTTGGTTCCTTGATATCATTTGCTGCAAAGAATCATAGGCGCTATCTTTGGTTCCTTTATATTATGTGTCACAAAATAGCATTCGGGCTATCTTTATGATCTTctcttttgatgttgaaatcttctTGAATTGTAAAAAGGAGTTGTCAAATGTTGAGTTTCATCTTAGTTTCATTCTGTGGAGCAACTAAATGTGCAAACACTAGCTGATATTCTTAACAAATGAAATCAGAATGGATAGTTATCATCTCACATGCTGTATAGCTTGTTTGTTAAATGTCTTAGTGCAGAGATATTGAAAACAAATCACAACCTATAAAACCTATCTTTGATTGCCCCAATAGTGGAGTAAACAAGGGCATCTTGTGAGTTAAGATTGTACTTTGAACCTTTCAACAAATTGTTAGTGATAGTTACTGTTCACCATGTGCTCTACTCTATTGACTTTATCTTGGAAACATTTATAGCAAACGCTATTATTATTCTTGTATTAGGccaagtttttcttttttcattttttggtttaACCGTCTTGCATTAGGCTAAGTTATTACTGCTAAGTTGTGGAAATTGATGGATGGTTTTTCTGTTTCCAACTCCATATTACTTTATGTTGGGATTTATTAGTATCGTTTTATTTCTCTTCCAATCTTATTTTTTGTTTCTGCAACTTTTTTTTTTGATCAGTTGTTTCTATCACTCCTTAAGTTTTACTTTTAAAATGCTAACTAGTCCTTGTAGGTTTCAGTTTGGAAACTAGTCAACTCTTTAAGAGCACAATAAGTTCGTTGAGTTATATGGAGGGACTAGATCCGTTAAATGCTTTGGTTCCTTCGTGATGCATTGAATTTTGGAGACACTCTGATGCTTCCTTTTCGTTCGTTTACATATGTAGTCAAGTTTTGATGAAGTCTATAGAATAATTCGACCTTAAATACACAAAGAGAATAACTAGTAACATCTATGTTGCTTGACCTGCAGGGCTGCAGATTGCCAGGTACACTGCTGATACCAGTATGCTCCACATTTTAATCTTATTACTTTTGCGGGATTGGTCATTGAAAGTTTTAGTTGCAAAGTTTCTTGAAACCTCTTTGATGTTTATGTATGCGCTGCTGTGATTGGAAAATTTCAAGAGGTCAATACCAAAACAACTGCACTGCTTTATGTGATGTTAAAGAATCTGCTGTTTCTTAGTCTCTGTGGCGGGAAACATGTAAATTCTTAGCCATGTAATCCATAACGgatttcatggatgatttctgtAATGCTTAAATTTCTAAAACAGAAGACACTATGATTTTCGTGTGAGAAGCGGGGTGCTTCTTTGATGTGAAAATGCTTTATCTTTTTCCTCTTTCTTGTCATTTCTAGTTGACTGAGAATTTTAAGTTTCTAGTTAACAGTAGGATCAACTCATGTGATAGTATTACTCTGCTTCTTATAAGCATCAATTCAAATGTAGAACTTTTGTTTCTGTCCCTACAGAAGTTAAACTTCTGAGTTGAGCACTATTTTCCTCTGAGTCTCATTGTTAGCTGATTGTGTTTATTATTCCAAAGATCTGGTCTTATTTCTTCTGCACATATTTCTATCAGTTGTATGTAGCAACTTGTTCACCTGCCAGAGACAGTGGTTCTAGTTATGTAGCTTGGGGACACTCCACTCTTGTTGGACCGGTG
Proteins encoded in this window:
- the LOC107771474 gene encoding omega-amidase, chloroplastic encodes the protein MKAAGISTCYRNLIPTTHSSLSFKFRLDSAFPFIHHSNFVNKRNFSKFSRSLVSATMEASFKAEEARVPAALPLPTPPVTKFKIALCQLSVTSDKERNIAHAKQAIEDAAGKGAQLILLPEIWNSAYSNDSFPVYAEDIDAGGDASPSTRMLSEISRSLKITIIGGSIPERTGDKLYNTCCVFGTDGKLMAKHRKIHLFDIDIPGKMTFKESKTLTAGVRPTIVDTEVGRIGIGICYDIRFQELAAIYAARGAHLLCYPGAFNMTTGPLHWELLQRARAADCQLYVATCSPARDSGSSYVAWGHSTLVGPFGEVLVTTEHEETTLIAEIDYSVIEQRRIYLPFQKQRRGDLYQLVDVDRLHSTGAN